In Candidatus Baltobacteraceae bacterium, one genomic interval encodes:
- the hisS gene encoding histidine--tRNA ligase, which produces MASKIAAPRGTQDLIPPFSGRWQELEARIHALAHRYGYGEIRTPIFEATELFVRGVGETTDIVEKEMYTFLDKGERSMTLRPEWTAPVMRAALQHNLFATGAQRLYYVGPIFRYERPQAGRYRQAHQFGVECIGYKGPEADVEAIALAWDLLQSYGLSDVVLNVNSIGDRVCRPNYREALLAHFRPHVESLSADSRRRLERNPLRLLDSKASEDKPYVDSAPTFEDILCGDCRTHFEAVKRYLIALGIPFVVNPRIVRGLDYYTRTVFEFISGSLGAQSTVCAGGRYDDLVASLGGPDVPSVGFGLGLERFLMVVEAAGGTGEPARAGVQAVALGADARERLVALVAQIRRAANLPVFMDYEERKVAAQLKIADRNNARYALILGSNELAEGTIVLRDLVSRTDRSLPLATGKDVVAALVEVER; this is translated from the coding sequence ATGGCATCGAAGATCGCCGCCCCGCGCGGCACCCAGGACCTCATCCCGCCGTTCTCCGGGCGCTGGCAGGAGCTCGAAGCGCGCATTCACGCGCTCGCCCATCGCTATGGGTATGGCGAGATCCGCACGCCTATTTTCGAAGCGACCGAGCTCTTCGTCCGCGGCGTCGGCGAAACGACCGATATCGTCGAAAAAGAGATGTACACGTTTCTCGATAAGGGCGAACGCAGCATGACGCTGCGCCCCGAGTGGACGGCGCCCGTCATGCGGGCCGCGCTGCAGCACAACCTCTTCGCGACCGGCGCGCAACGCCTCTACTACGTGGGGCCGATCTTTCGGTACGAGCGCCCGCAGGCCGGGCGGTACCGGCAAGCGCACCAGTTCGGCGTCGAGTGCATCGGCTACAAGGGTCCCGAAGCCGACGTTGAGGCGATTGCGCTAGCTTGGGATCTGCTCCAATCGTACGGGCTGAGCGACGTCGTGCTCAACGTCAACTCGATCGGCGATCGGGTCTGCCGCCCCAACTATCGCGAGGCGCTGCTCGCGCACTTCCGCCCCCACGTGGAGAGCCTCTCCGCGGATTCGCGACGGCGCCTGGAACGCAATCCGCTGCGGCTGCTCGATAGCAAAGCCTCCGAAGACAAGCCGTACGTCGACTCGGCGCCGACTTTTGAAGATATCCTCTGCGGCGATTGCCGAACGCACTTCGAGGCCGTCAAGCGATATTTGATCGCGTTGGGGATCCCGTTTGTGGTCAACCCGCGCATCGTGCGCGGCCTCGATTACTATACGCGAACGGTCTTCGAGTTTATCTCCGGCTCGCTCGGCGCGCAGAGCACCGTCTGCGCGGGCGGCCGTTACGACGACCTGGTGGCGTCGTTGGGTGGTCCGGACGTTCCCTCGGTGGGCTTCGGCCTCGGCCTAGAACGCTTCTTGATGGTGGTCGAGGCCGCGGGCGGCACCGGCGAACCGGCGCGCGCCGGCGTGCAGGCGGTTGCCCTAGGCGCCGACGCGCGCGAACGCCTGGTGGCGCTCGTTGCGCAGATTCGCCGCGCCGCCAATCTGCCGGTCTTCATGGACTACGAAGAGCGCAAGGTGGCGGCGCAGCTCAAGATCGCCGATCGCAACAACGCGCGCTACGCGCTGATCCTGGGGAGCAACGAGCTCGCCGAGGGTACGATCGTGCTGCGCGACCTCGTCTCACGGACCGATCGGAGCCTGCCGCTCGCGACCGGAAAAGACGTCGTGGCAGCTCTCGTTGAAGTGGAGCGTTGA
- a CDS encoding SIS domain-containing protein, with product MDRTVDIKGRRGFEELMADRDGIFDATHYKVQVEAIADAMVKALRRGNKVLWMGNGGSAAEAQHMAAELSGRFLRERPGLYSEALSVNTSTLTAVGNDYGYDHVFRRQVEAFVQPGDVLIGLTTSGGSPNIVLAFEEARKRDAVTVAITGNGGGKVAEIVDLVLLGPTGYSAIVQEVHQRMCHIICDLVEQRIIFER from the coding sequence TTGGATCGAACCGTAGACATCAAGGGCAGGCGCGGTTTCGAAGAATTGATGGCCGACCGCGATGGTATTTTCGATGCGACGCACTACAAAGTGCAAGTCGAGGCGATCGCCGACGCGATGGTCAAGGCCTTGCGTCGCGGGAACAAAGTGCTCTGGATGGGCAACGGCGGCAGCGCGGCCGAGGCCCAGCACATGGCCGCGGAACTGAGCGGCCGATTTCTGCGCGAACGTCCGGGCCTCTATAGCGAAGCGCTCAGCGTGAACACATCCACGCTGACGGCCGTCGGCAACGATTACGGCTACGATCACGTCTTTCGCCGGCAAGTCGAGGCGTTCGTGCAGCCCGGCGACGTGCTGATCGGCCTTACCACCAGCGGCGGCAGCCCGAATATCGTGCTGGCCTTCGAAGAGGCGCGCAAACGCGATGCGGTAACGGTCGCGATCACCGGAAACGGCGGCGGAAAAGTCGCCGAGATCGTCGATCTCGTGCTGCTGGGTCCCACCGGCTATTCGGCGATCGTGCAAGAAGTGCATCAGCGCATGTGCCACATCATCTGCGACCTCGTCGAACAACGCATCATCTTCGAACGCTGA
- the accB gene encoding acetyl-CoA carboxylase biotin carboxyl carrier protein codes for MDETKTLQELLEIMHEHDLDAIKVKVGEQIFELVRREGNAVAYAPAGALPASAAATNAGPSGTAPAAASANIKKVTAPLVGVFYRSSSPDAESFVQIGDRVEVGQVLCILEAMKLFNEITSDYAGVVSRIVPENGELVSLGQEMFWIEP; via the coding sequence ATGGACGAAACCAAAACCCTACAGGAACTGCTGGAGATCATGCACGAGCACGATCTCGATGCGATTAAAGTGAAGGTCGGCGAGCAGATCTTCGAATTGGTGCGGCGCGAAGGCAATGCGGTCGCGTACGCGCCCGCCGGTGCGTTACCGGCTTCGGCGGCCGCGACCAACGCGGGCCCCTCCGGGACCGCTCCGGCGGCCGCTTCGGCCAACATCAAGAAGGTCACGGCGCCGCTGGTCGGCGTGTTCTATCGCTCGTCCTCGCCCGATGCCGAATCGTTCGTGCAAATCGGCGATCGCGTTGAGGTGGGCCAAGTGCTCTGCATCCTCGAGGCGATGAAACTCTTCAACGAGATCACGAGCGATTACGCGGGCGTGGTTTCGCGCATCGTTCCGGAGAACGGCGAGCTCGTTTCGCTCGGTCAGGAGATGTTTTGGATCGAACCGTAG